DNA sequence from the Thauera sedimentorum genome:
CCACGTCGTCCTTCGCGCCGAGACAGCCGGTGACGATGACCTTGCCGTTCTCGGCCAGCGCCTCGCCGATGGCGCCGAGCGACTCCTCGACCGCGGCATCGATGAACCCGCAGGTATTGACCACGACGAGGTCGGCCTCGTCGTAGCTGCCGGAGATCTCGTAGCCTTCGGCCCGCAAGCGGGTCAGGATGTGTTCGGAATCCGAAGTGGCCTTCGGACACCCGAGGGAGACGAACCCGACACGGGGCACGCCTTGGGAAATGTGCTGATTCATGCTGTCGGGAAAATCTCCGGGGGAGGCGCCGGTCACCGGTCGTGAGCCGACGCCGTCAGGCCGGCAGTCTCAGGACTTGCCGTGCCCCTTGCCGGCAAGCGAGGCTTCTTCGGCCTTGTCGTCCTGTCCGGTCTTGCTGTTATAGCCGGGAAACTGGAACCCGGTGAAGATGTTGCGCGTCTGGCTTTCGATCTGCTCCTGCATCTGCTGGAACATCTTCTTGCTCTGCTCGACATAGGCGCCCATCATGCTCTGCATGGCGGGACCCTGGAAGTTCAGGAACTGGGCCCACAGATCCTGGTTCATGGGACTGTTCTCGCCGTAGATCGAACGCGCCTGCTCCTGCAGCTTGGCCTGCATGTCGGTGAAGGCCTTGATGTTGTTCTCGAGGTACTTGCCGAGCATGCCCTGCATGGCGTTGCCGTAGAAGCGGATCATGTGCGCCAGCAGGTCGCTGGTGAACATCGGGGCGCCACCCGCCTCTTCTTCCAGGATGATCTGCAGCAGGATGCTGCGGGTAAGATCTTCGCCGGACTTCGCGTCGACCACCTGGAACTCCTCGCTACCGAGCACAAGCTCCTTCACGTCGGCGAGCGTGATGTAGGAACTGGTACGGGTGTCGTACAGACGGCGATTGGGATACTTCTTGATCAGACGCACTTGCTCGGCCATTTTCGGTCATCTCCTCGGCGGCGGTTTACCCGCACTCTCATGGTGCGAAAATTATACCGCGCTGCGCAATAAAAAACCCCGCCGTGAGACGGGGTTGTGCATCAGGACGCTGCTTGCGCCGATGCGGCATCAGCACATGTGCAGGCCACCGTTGATGTTGATGGTGGCGCCGGTCACGTAGCCGGCCAGTTCGGAGGACAGGTAGGAGCACAGCGCGCCGATCTCTTCCGGCTTGCCCAGACGCTTCATCGGAACGGTGTCGATGATGCCCTGACGGATATCCTCGCGGATCGCCATCACCATGTCGGTGCCGATGTAGCCCGGAGCGATGGCGTTGACGGTCACGCCCTTGGTCGCCAGTTCGGAGGCCAGCGCCTTGGTGAAACCCAGCACGCCAGCCTTGGCGGTCGAGTAGTTGGTCTGGCCGGCCTGGCCCTTGACGCCATTGACCGAGGAGATGTTGATGATGCGTCCCCAGCCGCGCTCAGCCATCTTCGGCGAGACATGGTGGGTGACGTTGAACAGGCTGTTGAGGTTGGTGTTGATCACCGCGTCCCACTGCGCCTTTTCCATCTTGGGGAAGAACTTGTCGCGCGTGATGCCGGCGTTGTTCACCAGCACGTCGATGGGGCCGACCTCGGATTCGATCTTCGACACCATCGCCTGGCAGGATTCGTAATCGGACACATCGCCTTCAGCGGCAACGAAATCGAAACCGGCTTCTTTCTGCTGGGCCAGCCACTCTTCCTTCTGCGGGAAGCCCGGCAGACAGTTGGCGACCACCTTCATGCCGTCCTTGGCCAGCGCCTGGCAGATTGCGGTACCCAGGCCACCCATGGCGCCGGTAACGAGTGCGACTTTCTGAGTCATTGTCGAGTCCTTTTGCTGCAGTTCGATTGAGGCTGAGACACCGTCGCACACGCCGGCGACGCCGCTCTTTCGTATGGCTGTGCGGCGCTGCGCAAGCCACCGCGCGAGCGATTATAAACAGTTTTGTGAGCGGATGTTGCGTCGCAAAAAAAGGGCGGCGCAGCCACTCCGGACTGCGCCGCCCTTGCTTCTTTCCGGGCAAAACCGCTCAGAACATGTGCTGACCGCCGTTGATCGAGATGTTCGCCCCGGTCACGAAAGCCGCCTCCTCGGAAGCCAGGTAGGCCACCAGACCGGCGATCTCCTCGGGCTTGCCCAGGCGGCCAACCGGAATCTGCGGCAGGATCTTCGAGTCGAGGATCTCCTGCGGGATCGCCATGACCATCTTGGTGCCGATGTAGCCCGGGGAGATGGTGTTGACCGTCACTCCGCTGCGCGCCACTTCGAGCGCCAGCGCCTTGGTGAACCCGTGCATCCCGGCCTTGGCCGCCGAATAGTTCGTCTGCCCGAAGGCGCCCTTCTGGCCATTGACCGACGAGACGTTGATGACCCGCCCCCAGCGCCGCTCGACCATGCCGTCCATCACCTGCTTGGTCATGTTGAACACGCTGTCGAGGTTGGTACTGACCACCGCATCCCAGTCGGCCTTGGTCATCTTCTTGAAGGTCATGTCGCGGGTGATGCCGGCGTTGTTGACCAGCACATCGACCGGCCCCACCTCGGCGGCCACCTGCTCGACACAAGCCTTGCAGGACTCGAAATCCGACACGTCGCAGGGGTAGCCCTTGAAGCCGTAGCCCATGTTGTTCATGGTCTGAAGCCACTCGGCGGCCTTGGCGTTGCCGGGCGAATGCGTGGTGACGACCCGATAGCCGAGCGCGGCCAGCTTGATGCAGATGGCCTCGCCCAGACCGCCCATACCGCCAGTTACAAGTGCAATTCTTGACATGTTATCTCCTCTCCCAACTGGTCTCTCCGGGGGGATTCACGACTCAGCACGACAGCGCCCCTCCCGTTCTCCGCTGCCGCTTACCGCATTCGCTCGTTCCGGCCGGGCAAAGTGCTCAGGCGCGCTCCTTGACGTAGCGCCCCGGCGCCGGCTCGATCGGCTTGTACTTCGCGTTGCCCATGCGCCCGCGCGCGGCGACCTGCTTGCCGCCGAAGGACTTCAGCCACTGCGCCCAGTGCAGCCACCAGCTACCCGGGTTCTCGACCGCGCCCTCGAACCATTCGTCCGGATCGCTGAGCTTCGCCTCGCTGGTCCAGTAGCTACGCCGGTTCTTGGTCGCCGGATTGATCGCACCGGCAATGTGGCCGCTCGCGCCGAGCACGAAAGTGGCATCACCGCCAAGCAACCCGCGCGACAGATAGGCGCTCTTCCACGGCACGATATGGTCTTCGCGTGCAGCCATGAGGTAGGCAGGCACATCGACCTTGCCCAGATCGACCTTGACGCCGAGCATCTTGAGCCGCCCCGGCACGCGCAGATTGTTCTCGAGGTACATGTTGCGCAGATACCAGGTCAGGAAGGGGCCGGGCAGATTGGTGCAGTCCGCGTTCCAGTAGAGGAGGTCGAAGGCCTGCGGCTTCTTGCCCTTGAGGTAGTTGCCCACCACGTACTGCCACACCAGATCGTTCGCCCGCAGGGCGGAGAACACGTTTGCCAGTTCCTGCCCGGGCAGCAGACCGCCCTTGCCTATGGCGGCTTCGCGCGCGGTGACGCTGGCCTCATCCACCAGGCAGCCGAGCTCTCCGGCATCGGCGAAATCCAGCAAGGTGGTCATCAGCGTGAGGCTGGACACCGGATCCTCGCCCCGCCCCTTGGCCACGGCCAGCGCCGAGGTCAGGATGGTCCCGCCGACACAGAAGCCGAGCACGTTCGGCTTCTTCACCTTGGTGACATCGCGCACCACCTCGAGTGCGGCCAGCGGCCCCTTGTCCAGGTAGTCGTCCCAGGTAGCGGACGACTCTTCGCGCTTGGGGTTCTTCCAGGAGACGAGGAACACCGTGAAGCCCTGCTCCACCGCGAAGCGCACGAGGGAATTCTCCGGCTGGAGATCCATGATGTAGAACTTGTTGATGCACGGCGGCACGATCAGCAAGGGCACCTGCGCAACCTTGTCGGTGAGCGGCGCGTACTGAATGAGCTGCATCAGCTCGTTCTCGTAGATCACCGAGCCCGGGGTGACCGCGAGATTGCGACCGACCTCGAAGGCCGCATCGTCCGTCATCGAGATGCGGCCCTTCTTCAGGTCGTCGAGCATGTTCTGGATGCCGCGCGAGATGCTCTCGCCCTTGCTTTCCAGGGCTGCCTTGATGAACTCCGGGTTGGTGGCGGCAAAGTTCGTCGGCGCCAGGGCGTCGATGTACTGACGCGTCAGGAACTGGATGCGCTGCTTGGCGCGGCCATCGGCAATGGGCATCTGTTCGGCGACTTCCTGCAGGAAGCCGGCGTTGAGCAGATAGGCCTGGCGAACATAGTCGAAGACCGGGCTTTCCGCCCACTCGGGCGCGCTGAAACGCCGATCTCCGGCCGGCGGCTGAACCACCGGCGGCACGGCCTCGCCGCTCTTGCGCGACAGCATCGACGACCACAGCTGGGCGTGTTTCTCGGCAAAACTGCGCTGCAGGACTTGAAGACGCTCCGCCTCGGGCATGGGCAGGCCGGCCGCCGCAGTGCCGGACGAGTCCTGCATCGCCGCATGTTGCTTGGCCAGCATGTCGAAAAACCCTTGTGCCATCACCTGACCGAACTGCGCCAGGCCTTGCATGGCTGCCGCGGGGATCTTTTCATCTGAATCTGACATCCGCCCCTCCTGAGGCATCGTTGCGGCAGGCCTGCAACCTGCCGTCGGCGCCCGCTCCCGCCCCGCTTGCCGGAGTAGAATCGGCGCCATGTACATCATCGCCATCGCATGGCTCTACGTCGCCATCCTCGCGTCCCTCTCCAGCACGTCGGCGGTGGGAGGCGTGCTGACCTTCCTGTTCTTCGGCCTCGGCCCACTGGCGCTCTACCTGTGGCTGTTCGGCACGCCCGCCCGCCGGCGCGCTGCAGCCAGGCGGCAGGCCGAAGAGGCGAGCCACAACGATAGAGCCGATTCCGACGTCAATCAATAGGCATTCTCGCCGCTTCGTGAGCCATTCCGCCTCAGGGTGCCAGCCAGATCAGCGAAGCCATCCGCCCGGTGACGCGATCCCGCCGATAGGAGTAGAAACGCTCCGCGTCCGCGTAGGTGCAGAACCCTCCACCGAACACCCGGACCACACCGGCCCGTGCCAGGCGCAGCCTTGCCAGGAGGTACAGATCGGCCAGCCACTTGCCCTGTTCCTTCCCGACCGCAAAGGCCGCCGCGGCGCCGGCATCCTCGCGCAGGAACGCGGTGCGCACCTCGTCGCCCACCTCGAAGGCCTCGGGCCCGATCGCCGGTCCCAGCCATGCATGGAGCCGTTCGGGCGAGACACCCATGGCGTCGACCGTACGCTCGAGTATGCCGGCGCACAGCCCGCGCCAGCCTGCATGCGCGGCGGCGACCACCGAGCCGGCATCGTCGCAGAACAATACCGGCAGGCAGTCCGCGGTCATGACGACGCAGACCGCGCCAGGCTGCCGGGTGCACGACGCATCCGCAGCAGGCGGAGCAGGTTCCCCAGAGCCGGTCTCGGGCATGACGACCTCCGTGCCATGCACCTGCTCCAGCCAGAAGGGCTCCCCGGGAAGGATGGCACGCAGGGAAGCGCGGTTCGCCGCCACGGCCCCGGGATCATCCCCGACATGGCTGGCCAGGTTGAATGAGTCGTACGCCCCGCCGCTCACTCCACCCTTGCGCGTAGTGACGATTGCCTTCACCCGGTCCGGAACGGGCCAGTCGGGGACGATGAAATCAGGACACATCCGGTTCCGCCTTGCGCAGCTCGCGGAGAAGGTTGGAGAAATCCTCCGGCAGCGCCGACTCCCAGTCCATGGCTTGCCGGCTCGACGGATGAATCAAGCCCAGGCGCCAGGCGTGAAGCGCCTGCCGCGGAAAGGTGTCGAGCAGTACGTTGCCACGCCGCCGGCTGCCGTAGGCCGCATCACCGACCAATGGGTAGCCCTTGTGGGCCATGTGCACGCGGATCTGATGGGTGCGGCCGGTCTCCAGTTCGCATTCCACCAGAGTGCAATCGGCGAATCGCTCGCGAACGATGTACCGGGTCGCGGCCTCCCGCCCACCCTCGATTACCGCCATCTTCGTGCGTTGGGTCGGATGACGGCCGATCGGCGCATCGATCCGCCCGCTTCCGTTCAACTGACCACGCACCAATGCGAGATACTGCCGGCTCACGGTTCTGGCCTGCAACTGACGGATCAGGTCGGTCTGGGCCACCAGGGTTTTCGCGACCACCAGCAGCCCCGAGGTATCCT
Encoded proteins:
- a CDS encoding RluA family pseudouridine synthase; translation: MNERDDYSPEDEEPLCVVRMIPPELGGLRLDKVLATLFADHSRSRLQAWVKEGRVRLDGTRSESKHKVRGGEVLQVEEAPELEVGAAEAEDIPLSVVHEDEVILVVDKPAGLVVHPGSGNWSGTLLNALLHHAPQLVGVPRAGIVHRLDKDTSGLLVVAKTLVAQTDLIRQLQARTVSRQYLALVRGQLNGSGRIDAPIGRHPTQRTKMAVIEGGREAATRYIVRERFADCTLVECELETGRTHQIRVHMAHKGYPLVGDAAYGSRRRGNVLLDTFPRQALHAWRLGLIHPSSRQAMDWESALPEDFSNLLRELRKAEPDVS
- a CDS encoding beta-ketoacyl-ACP reductase yields the protein MSRIALVTGGMGGLGEAICIKLAALGYRVVTTHSPGNAKAAEWLQTMNNMGYGFKGYPCDVSDFESCKACVEQVAAEVGPVDVLVNNAGITRDMTFKKMTKADWDAVVSTNLDSVFNMTKQVMDGMVERRWGRVINVSSVNGQKGAFGQTNYSAAKAGMHGFTKALALEVARSGVTVNTISPGYIGTKMVMAIPQEILDSKILPQIPVGRLGKPEEIAGLVAYLASEEAAFVTGANISINGGQHMF
- the phaR gene encoding polyhydroxyalkanoate synthesis repressor PhaR encodes the protein MAEQVRLIKKYPNRRLYDTRTSSYITLADVKELVLGSEEFQVVDAKSGEDLTRSILLQIILEEEAGGAPMFTSDLLAHMIRFYGNAMQGMLGKYLENNIKAFTDMQAKLQEQARSIYGENSPMNQDLWAQFLNFQGPAMQSMMGAYVEQSKKMFQQMQEQIESQTRNIFTGFQFPGYNSKTGQDDKAEEASLAGKGHGKS
- a CDS encoding PHA/PHB synthase family protein is translated as MSDSDEKIPAAAMQGLAQFGQVMAQGFFDMLAKQHAAMQDSSGTAAAGLPMPEAERLQVLQRSFAEKHAQLWSSMLSRKSGEAVPPVVQPPAGDRRFSAPEWAESPVFDYVRQAYLLNAGFLQEVAEQMPIADGRAKQRIQFLTRQYIDALAPTNFAATNPEFIKAALESKGESISRGIQNMLDDLKKGRISMTDDAAFEVGRNLAVTPGSVIYENELMQLIQYAPLTDKVAQVPLLIVPPCINKFYIMDLQPENSLVRFAVEQGFTVFLVSWKNPKREESSATWDDYLDKGPLAALEVVRDVTKVKKPNVLGFCVGGTILTSALAVAKGRGEDPVSSLTLMTTLLDFADAGELGCLVDEASVTAREAAIGKGGLLPGQELANVFSALRANDLVWQYVVGNYLKGKKPQAFDLLYWNADCTNLPGPFLTWYLRNMYLENNLRVPGRLKMLGVKVDLGKVDVPAYLMAAREDHIVPWKSAYLSRGLLGGDATFVLGASGHIAGAINPATKNRRSYWTSEAKLSDPDEWFEGAVENPGSWWLHWAQWLKSFGGKQVAARGRMGNAKYKPIEPAPGRYVKERA
- a CDS encoding beta-ketoacyl-ACP reductase, translating into MTQKVALVTGAMGGLGTAICQALAKDGMKVVANCLPGFPQKEEWLAQQKEAGFDFVAAEGDVSDYESCQAMVSKIESEVGPIDVLVNNAGITRDKFFPKMEKAQWDAVINTNLNSLFNVTHHVSPKMAERGWGRIINISSVNGVKGQAGQTNYSTAKAGVLGFTKALASELATKGVTVNAIAPGYIGTDMVMAIREDIRQGIIDTVPMKRLGKPEEIGALCSYLSSELAGYVTGATININGGLHMC
- the pgeF gene encoding peptidoglycan editing factor PgeF, yielding MCPDFIVPDWPVPDRVKAIVTTRKGGVSGGAYDSFNLASHVGDDPGAVAANRASLRAILPGEPFWLEQVHGTEVVMPETGSGEPAPPAADASCTRQPGAVCVVMTADCLPVLFCDDAGSVVAAAHAGWRGLCAGILERTVDAMGVSPERLHAWLGPAIGPEAFEVGDEVRTAFLREDAGAAAAFAVGKEQGKWLADLYLLARLRLARAGVVRVFGGGFCTYADAERFYSYRRDRVTGRMASLIWLAP